The window ACGTTGCGTAGCGCCTCGCGGCCCGATTGTACCTGGAGTTCGGCGGACCGCACGTTGTTGGCGGTGCGGAAACCGTTGAACAGGGTCTGCGTCACGGTGACGCCGATGATCCATGGCTTCAGATTGGCGGTCTGGATGGTGTTGTTAGGCAGCAGGTTGCGGACCGATTGCAGCCCGGCGCTGAGGCTTGCCACGATCTGTGGCCGGTACCCGGCGAGGGCCTGCGGCACGTTCTCGTCGGTGGCGCGCTGCCGCGCACGCTCGGCATTGAGCTGCGGATTGGTCTGGTAGGCCTTGGCGAGCGCCTCCGGCAGCGCTTCCGCGCGTGCGGCGGAGGGCAGGGCGCAACAGAGCGCCAGCGTGGTCCATGTCGCGAGCACAGGAGCCACGCCCGATCGATGCCGCGTCATCACGCGACCAGCTCTGGCGGCACGCCCAATCATGTAATCCGCAAATCCCGGCTGTCCGCCCCCGCCGACGGCGGCTCTCTTAACTGTTTAACCAGCCGAGGTCCCGCAGGCAAACTGCCGCGGGGGAAACCCCCATGTATTCCGTGCTTGTTGCAGCTACATCACAGGGATTCTGCGGGAAGGTAGAGTCTTACACCAGCCTGACCGCTCGCCTCCTTACCGGTTCTTGTTCACCGGCTTCCGCTTCTCGATGAACGCCGCCATGCCCTCGGAGCGGTCCTCCAGCGCGAAGGTCGAGTGGAACAGGTTGCGCTCGACGCTCATGCCCTCGGCGAGCGTGGTCTCGAAGGCGCGGTTGACCGCTTCCTTGGCCATCGCGACCGCCGGCCGCGACATCGCGGCGATCTTCTCGGCCGCGGCCATCACCTCTTCCATCAGCTTGTCGGCCGGCACGATGCGGCTGACGAGGCCGCTGCGCTCGGCTTCTGCTGCATCCATCATGCGGCCGGTGAGGCAAAGGTCCATCGCCTTGGACTTGCCGATCGCACGGGTCAGGCGCTGGGTGCCGCCGATGCCGGGGATGGTGCCGAGCGTGATTTCGGGTTGGCCAAATTTGGCGGTGTCGGCTGCGATGATGAAGTCGCACATCATCGCGAGCTCGCACCCGCCGCCTAGGGCATAGCCCGCGACCGCGGCGATCGTCGGCTTGCGGCAGCGCGCGACCCGATCGCCGCCGATCGCGGCAAAATCCTCCGAAAACATGTCGATGAAGCCTTTCGGCTGCATCTCCTTGATGTCGGCGCCGGCGGCAAATGCCTTCTCGCTGCCGGTCACGACGATGCAGCCGATGGCGTCATCGGCTTCGAGATCGTCGACGGCCGCGGCGATCTCGCGGAAGACACCGAACGAGAGTGCGTTGAGCAGCTTCGGCCGATTCAGCTTGATGATGCCGACCGCGCCTTTGCTTTCGACGATGATGTGTTCGAACGTGCTCATGCTCCACCCACGCTTTTGGTTGAGGGGGCAATGTGCCCGCTGGCGCGGTGGGCTTCAAGAGGCGCTAAAGCCATCGGAGCAGGAACGGCCGGAACACGCGGCGAGATGCGCGTTCCGGACGAGGTCCCGCGGGCCGGCGATCAGGCCGTAATCAAGCCAAAGTCACGCCATGAACATGCGCGCGGCGGAGGCCAGCGTCAGCAGCGTGCCGACACCGATGAAGATCTTTCCGATCAGGGAGCTCTGGTCCCAGGCCGAGCTCTGCTGGCTGCTTGCCATCACCGGCGCCGGACGCGGCTGCGCGTCGGTTGCGGCGATCACCGCCTTCTGCGCCGGCGCGTTGTCCTGTTGCAGGGCGCGGTCGATGTCGTTGAGCTGATCGGGTGCGACGACCTGGCTCTCGGGGTTCGGGGCGGCGGTATTATCGGCCGCGGCCTGGACGTTGTCGTTGGCGCGGCCCGTCATTGCGGAGGCGGCTGCCGCGGTCGGCGTATCGGCGGCGGCGAGCTGCGCATTGGCGTTGGCGACTTCCGGCGGCATCTGGCTCGAGGCCGGGACCTCACGAGTGTCGGCCTTCGCCTCGTCGGCCGTTGCCGCGGCGTCCTTCTTGTCGGCTTTGTCGTCGGATTTCTGTGCCGTCTTGGTGCTGTCGCGGTGGCGCGACGTGTGACGCCGCTGCTTGCTTGGCTTGACCTCGTCCGCCTGTTTGCCTGCATTGTCCGACTTGCTGCTAGCGGCTGAACTCGGGGCCGCCTGTGCAACGCCCCCGAACAGCACGAAAAGCCCGGCCAGGAGAATCAGGGCCGCGCGCCCGCTGGCTTTCATCATGTTGACATCTCCCCAAGTCCGCCCGTCCCGGACCGAACAGAGACCCTGGCGCGTGACGACAGCGGGGCAGAAAGTGGGAATCTTCGGGCCACACCGGGCAAAAGCGCGGCAAACCCTTGCCGTCCCGGCCGGCCGCGGGTGCGTACGGGACCGATCGGTGTTATGAGCCGTCGCAGATCCTGACGGCCGTATCGGTTGCGTGGCCAAGCATGATCACGAACTCGTGATCATGCTGCCGCGGGCGTAACAAACTGAAAGAACGGCCGAATTGCATGGTGAGGGCGCGCGTGCGCGGACGTGAGGACGAGTGGACCGACCTGATGCGGTCGGCCATGGCAGGCGATGACGCGGCGTATCATCGTCTGTTGAAGGCGGTCACGCCTGTGCTGCGCGCTGCCGCGAGGCGCGGCCTGGCGCGGGCCGGGCAGCCTCCCGATCAGGCCGAGGATATCGTGCAGGAGATTCTGTTGGCGGTGCATTTGAAGCGGCACACTTGGGACAGCGAAGCCCCCTTCGCCCCGTGGCTGTTTGCGATCGGCCGCAACAAGCTGATCGACATGCTGCGGCGACGGGGCAGGCGGATTTTCGTCAACATCGACGATTTCGCCGAGATATTGCCGGGCGAGGCGCCGCAGGAGACGGCCTCGGCGGGCGAAGTCGCCAGCCAGCTCAATACGCTGCCGCAACGCCAGCGCGACGTGTTGCAATCGATCGCGGTCGACAGCACCTCGATCAAGGACACGGCGGCGAAATATTCGATGAGCGAGGGCGCGGTGCGGGTCGCGCTGCATCGCGGACTTGCGGCGCTGACAGCCAAACTGCGGGACCACTAGTCATGGATACCGATCAACTCATTCGCTCGCTCGCGGCCGACAACGCCCATCGCCCGCCGCGCGTCGGCGCGGTACTGACCATGGCGCTGCTGGTCGCCGCGCCGCTGTCGATCCTGATCTTCGCCACCTTCCTCGGTGTGCGCCACGACGTGATGAGCGCGATGCGCAACCCGTTCTTCGACATGAAGTTCGCGGTCACGCTGTCGCTCGCGATCCCGGCGATCATCGTCAGCCTGCATCTGTCGCGTCCCGAGGCCTTGCTGCGTGGCTGGGGCTGGCTGCTGCTGCTGCCCGTCGGGCTGCTCGCGGTGGCGATCGGCAGCGAGGCGATGATGGCGCCGGCCATGCCGATGACGATGCGATTGATGGGCAAGAATTCCAGGGTGTGCCTGTTTGCAATCCCTGCGATGTCGCTGCCGCTGCTTGCGGGGGCCCTGTTCGGCTTGCGCCACGGCGCGCCGTCGCATCCCGCGCTCGCCGGGGCGCTCGCCGGCCTGGTGTCGGCCGGGCTCGCCGCGACGCTGTACGCCTCGCACTGCACCGATGACTCGCCGCTGTTCGTAGCGACCTGGTACACGCTCGCCACCGCGTTGGTGACGGCCATTGGCGCGCTGGTGGGGGCGAGGGTCCTACGCTACTAACTCGCCAGCTTCACGCCGCCGGCGTCGCGCCCTGCTGCATGCGGTGGAAGCGCAGCACCTGCTGCGCGGTCGAGCTGCGCAGCGCCTCGTAAGCGTCGCGCAGCGTCAGCATGTCGGTCTGCGGGCCGCCTGAGAGCTTCTCGCGCAGGGCGATGATGGCGCGGACGCTCGACCATTGCATGGCCGCGACCTTGGCGAGGATCATCACGCCCTCGATCCGGCTTTCGATCATGATGGTCTCGGCGGTCTCGACTGCGACGCCCGCAAGCGCCGCGAGCCCCGCATTGGTCTCGTCGAACTTGCCCTGCTCTGCGAAGGTGGCAACCTGGAGCTCGCTGAGGCGCCCGTCCTCGTGCAGCGACTTCACCAGCGCCCGCGCCCTCTCGGTCTGCCAGGTCATGGTGGCGGCGCGGATCCGCCGGGCCGCTTCCTGGACCACGCTGGACACGTCGTCCGCGAGCTCCGGATGCGCGGCCTCCAGCTTCCGGCGCACGGTCAAGGAGGCCTTCGCGACCAGCTTCAAATAATGATGGCGGGGCAGGTCGGCCCGCAGGCCGATGCAGCTGGCGAGATCGTCGTCACGTTCGGCGCGGGTCACGAGGTCGGCGAGACTTCCCTCCGACAGTTGCGCACCCGGATTGCTGACGGTCGATTGCACCACGTCCTCGTCGCCGCGGGTCACCAGCACGTCAGTCAGCGCTTCCGACAGCACCCGCCGCAGCGAGATCGCCTTGAGATGGGCCTGGCCCCTGGTGCGCGCGATCTCGATCAGGGTCGCCTCGTCCAGCCGTTCGGATTTCGACAGCACCGGGCCGGAAACCTCGATCACCTCGTCGAGCGCGAGTGTGCGGATGATCTTCGGCGGCGCAGCCGCGATCGATGCGAGGCGGTCGGCGAGCAGCGCCCTGGCGGACGTCTCGATCCGCTCGATCAGGCATTGGAACACGTCGTCGAACACGCGGACGTGGTCGTCGGAATAGTCCACCGCGTTGCCCACGAACAGATCGGTGACGCGGCGCAACGTCTCGACCCGGTGCGCAACGGTGCCGTGCGAGAGCGCAGTTTGCAATTCCTCGAGCAGACTCTCGGATGATTTTACGGCTTTGGATCTCATTGCCCTGTCCTGGAGCGTTCGGCCCGGCCGCGGCTTCTGTCGCGCCTGGAGAAAATGGATTGGTCAGCTGGTTGCAATGCGGTTGCGCCCTTGTGCCTTGGCGGAATAGAGCGCGCTGTCGGCGCGCACGAGAAACGTGTCGGCAGTATCGTTGTCCCGGAGCGTCACGACGCCCGCGGAAATGGTCACGCGCATGCCCGGGGAGAATGCGCTCCAGTCCAGATCGGCGACGATGCCGCGCAGCCGATCGAGCATGCGCGACGCCGCATCGCCGTCCATCCCCGGCAGCAGCAGCAAGAATTCCTCGCCGCCGTAGCGGCCGAAGCAGTCGGCCGGGCGGATGTTGGCGAAAATGGTGATCGCGAAGGTGCGCAGCACCTCGTCGCCGACGGGATGGCCATGGGCGTCGTTGATGCGCTTGAACCAGTCGAGATCGATCAGCGCGATCGCGCAAGGGGTCGACGTCTGCCGCGATTTTTCGATCTCGTCGTCGAGAAGCCGCATGATACAGCGGCGGTTGTAGGAGCCGGTGAGTTCGTCGAGCTCCGCCAGTTCCTCGATGCGCCGATAGGCGGCCTTCAGCTCGATGCTGCGCCGGTACAGGATCTTGCGCAGCGTGGCGCCGAACAGGCCGAGAAAGGCGCACTGGCCGATCACCAGCACGAAGCACAGCATCGATGCCGCCCGTTGCAGCTGGGTCGTAACCGGCAGTCCGATTGGCAAGTCCGAGGCGAGGAAGACCAACGCGAGCCCGCAAGTGGTGAGACCCCAGGTGAGCATCGCCTGGCTCGATGTCATACGAAGCGTGCCGAAGGCGAAGATTAGAAACAGCACGGCCAGGAACGCGACTCCGACTGTCGGCACCGCGAGCAGGAACAGCAGCTGCAGCGTCATATGCGCCGAGATCTGGAAGACGGTGAGGTAATGATCCTCGAACCGGTCGCCGAAGCCCGCTTCCGATAGCACGGTAAAGGTACCGATGATCAGCAGGCCGCTGAGCCAGAACAGCGACGGAACGCCCATGGAGATCACGCCGTCAAAGGCGTAGAGCAGCAGGACGGAGGCGCCGAGCGAGTAGCTCGCCACCTGGCCGACATACATCTGGCGCCGCTGCCGGATGCGGCGCGCCAGGACCTCGGGTGCCGCTGCCTCGGTCGTCAAGGCGAGATCCGCGGCCTCAGCGGCATTCCTCTCGGGAAAGGACGTCGCAGCCGTGCTCATGGTCCCGCCAGTGGTGGATGTCAGCTCAAAAATCTACGTCGCAAGCCTTTAGGTTTGGTATCCTTCGAAACCGAATCCACGCTGTAGAGCGCGGCAGCAGGGGACGTCGATCGCTCCAGGAATTTGCCGGCGATTAGGTATCGTGTGCGACGCGGTCGAGCCAAAGCAGGGCTTCGGAAGACATATGTCGTGCTAGGCTGCTAAGGTTCCATGCACGTCGGGCCGTCTCTACTGGGACGGCATTGCTCAGGAAAGTGCTTCATTACTATGTTACCGTTCTTGAGCAAGGCGCCCAGCCGCGGCTGGCAACAGGAAATTTCGCGTATGTGGGGTAGATCACACAGCTTCCCGTATGACTGCGGTAGGTTGAACAATTTTACCCCTCCCGTCGAACCGTCTGCCGCATCGACCCGACCAACCTTGCGAGACGGTCTTTGAGCGTGACACAAGCGGCTTCGGACGAGATCCTGATCGCCAGGATCGCTCAAGGCGACCGGCTC of the Bradyrhizobium sp. WSM1417 genome contains:
- a CDS encoding GGDEF domain-containing protein, coding for MSTAATSFPERNAAEAADLALTTEAAAPEVLARRIRQRRQMYVGQVASYSLGASVLLLYAFDGVISMGVPSLFWLSGLLIIGTFTVLSEAGFGDRFEDHYLTVFQISAHMTLQLLFLLAVPTVGVAFLAVLFLIFAFGTLRMTSSQAMLTWGLTTCGLALVFLASDLPIGLPVTTQLQRAASMLCFVLVIGQCAFLGLFGATLRKILYRRSIELKAAYRRIEELAELDELTGSYNRRCIMRLLDDEIEKSRQTSTPCAIALIDLDWFKRINDAHGHPVGDEVLRTFAITIFANIRPADCFGRYGGEEFLLLLPGMDGDAASRMLDRLRGIVADLDWSAFSPGMRVTISAGVVTLRDNDTADTFLVRADSALYSAKAQGRNRIATS
- a CDS encoding NrsF family protein → MDTDQLIRSLAADNAHRPPRVGAVLTMALLVAAPLSILIFATFLGVRHDVMSAMRNPFFDMKFAVTLSLAIPAIIVSLHLSRPEALLRGWGWLLLLPVGLLAVAIGSEAMMAPAMPMTMRLMGKNSRVCLFAIPAMSLPLLAGALFGLRHGAPSHPALAGALAGLVSAGLAATLYASHCTDDSPLFVATWYTLATALVTAIGALVGARVLRY
- a CDS encoding enoyl-CoA hydratase, translating into MSTFEHIIVESKGAVGIIKLNRPKLLNALSFGVFREIAAAVDDLEADDAIGCIVVTGSEKAFAAGADIKEMQPKGFIDMFSEDFAAIGGDRVARCRKPTIAAVAGYALGGGCELAMMCDFIIAADTAKFGQPEITLGTIPGIGGTQRLTRAIGKSKAMDLCLTGRMMDAAEAERSGLVSRIVPADKLMEEVMAAAEKIAAMSRPAVAMAKEAVNRAFETTLAEGMSVERNLFHSTFALEDRSEGMAAFIEKRKPVNKNR
- a CDS encoding sigma-70 family RNA polymerase sigma factor, which codes for MRGREDEWTDLMRSAMAGDDAAYHRLLKAVTPVLRAAARRGLARAGQPPDQAEDIVQEILLAVHLKRHTWDSEAPFAPWLFAIGRNKLIDMLRRRGRRIFVNIDDFAEILPGEAPQETASAGEVASQLNTLPQRQRDVLQSIAVDSTSIKDTAAKYSMSEGAVRVALHRGLAALTAKLRDH
- a CDS encoding DUF2336 domain-containing protein, giving the protein MRSKAVKSSESLLEELQTALSHGTVAHRVETLRRVTDLFVGNAVDYSDDHVRVFDDVFQCLIERIETSARALLADRLASIAAAPPKIIRTLALDEVIEVSGPVLSKSERLDEATLIEIARTRGQAHLKAISLRRVLSEALTDVLVTRGDEDVVQSTVSNPGAQLSEGSLADLVTRAERDDDLASCIGLRADLPRHHYLKLVAKASLTVRRKLEAAHPELADDVSSVVQEAARRIRAATMTWQTERARALVKSLHEDGRLSELQVATFAEQGKFDETNAGLAALAGVAVETAETIMIESRIEGVMILAKVAAMQWSSVRAIIALREKLSGGPQTDMLTLRDAYEALRSSTAQQVLRFHRMQQGATPAA